Proteins from one Brevibacillus humidisoli genomic window:
- a CDS encoding polysaccharide deacetylase family protein, with product MRKVDIAVMYHYIREQNGWGAIHPLRPEDFARQIDVILQTHEIVSVDELRMPSTKPKAIITFDDGTKDQYTYAFDILRKKGVRAYFAVMSGPRITGKIPLVHLVHAVLSFTSDEELRDILIASYDVQSLSIESSIYDYETNKLRKFNKYVLNFILKETEARAILESIFNAIFPNAAKFVKEHYISDSELIEMHRAGMTIGVHGHNHIPYYNDAQHYFATEILPCKEYLERELGIIAKWYTPPFGGGEFFHCMERDLTPILLEHGFAGGFSTISGPIDDTSRFWFPRIDCNRLSPELQSLT from the coding sequence TTGAGAAAGGTCGATATTGCCGTTATGTATCACTATATCCGTGAACAGAATGGATGGGGCGCTATTCATCCCCTGCGGCCCGAGGATTTTGCCCGCCAAATAGATGTAATCCTGCAGACGCATGAAATTGTGAGTGTAGATGAACTAAGAATGCCGTCTACTAAACCAAAAGCAATTATTACTTTTGACGATGGAACGAAAGATCAGTACACATACGCATTCGATATCTTGCGGAAAAAAGGTGTTCGTGCGTATTTTGCAGTAATGTCTGGGCCACGGATTACTGGGAAAATACCGCTTGTTCATTTAGTTCATGCCGTCCTGTCATTTACTTCTGACGAAGAGTTAAGGGATATATTGATAGCTTCGTATGACGTACAGAGTCTTTCAATTGAAAGTTCCATTTATGATTACGAGACGAATAAACTTCGAAAATTTAATAAATACGTATTAAATTTTATTCTTAAGGAAACGGAAGCAAGGGCCATTTTGGAGTCGATTTTCAATGCCATTTTTCCAAATGCTGCTAAGTTTGTAAAAGAACACTACATCAGTGATTCTGAATTAATCGAAATGCATCGAGCAGGGATGACAATAGGGGTGCATGGTCACAACCACATCCCATATTACAATGATGCACAGCATTATTTTGCAACAGAAATCCTCCCTTGCAAAGAATATTTAGAAAGGGAATTGGGGATTATCGCCAAGTGGTATACCCCTCCTTTTGGCGGAGGGGAGTTTTTCCATTGCATGGAGCGGGATTTGACTCCTATTTTGTTGGAGCATGGTTTTGCAGGGGGATTTTCAACTATATCTGGTCCAATTGATGATACGAGCCGTTTCTGGTTTCCCCGGATAGACTGTAACCGCCTTTCGCCTGAGCTCCAAAGCCTAACATAA
- a CDS encoding GNAT family N-acetyltransferase translates to MKLLPFNVTYFADVVDFLKENWAQNHPIYDEVLFNWQYRINDQGESDSQLLVHEDRIIGFLGNIPSVFSIAGEKLSGAGLTMWIIDKKYRNTGLGIRLLMETEKRFPMTYTLGCGQQVVPLYKRMGYTYMDSLNRYVIPLDVTGYQKLLPEAVDLEDIGKWLNHIFPEVDTRELPLDNISLKQMELLYNRTIEKAFIISQFRDESFWNWRYVNSKGYNYHFLGDPETTGAAVVRMDRVYDIDNRLLHGTKVLRLIELLPANGDVWHGKTDQRFIALLRAVLLWAKENGCVAADFQLSNNRLEHILSEVGFKKQNIDYSPNLCGIAGLFQPFRYKVNRINVAWKVKLAEQKTAIVDPNDTYFVKSDCDMDRPNIWPLPEGWNN, encoded by the coding sequence ATGAAACTCCTTCCGTTTAACGTTACATACTTTGCAGATGTAGTTGACTTTTTGAAAGAAAATTGGGCCCAAAACCATCCTATCTATGACGAAGTATTATTCAATTGGCAATACAGAATAAACGATCAAGGGGAGTCAGACTCGCAACTCCTCGTTCATGAGGACCGGATTATCGGATTTCTGGGAAACATCCCAAGTGTGTTTTCAATTGCTGGAGAGAAGTTGTCAGGTGCAGGTTTGACCATGTGGATAATTGACAAAAAGTACAGAAATACGGGGTTGGGAATTAGACTTCTCATGGAAACCGAGAAACGCTTTCCTATGACTTATACGCTTGGCTGTGGCCAACAAGTGGTCCCGCTGTATAAGCGAATGGGTTATACATACATGGATTCACTAAATCGCTATGTAATACCCCTAGATGTAACGGGTTATCAAAAACTCCTTCCAGAAGCTGTCGACTTAGAGGATATAGGAAAGTGGCTAAACCACATATTTCCGGAGGTTGACACAAGAGAGTTGCCACTTGACAATATCTCGCTAAAACAGATGGAGCTTCTATACAACCGTACAATTGAAAAGGCCTTCATCATTTCGCAATTCCGAGACGAAAGCTTTTGGAATTGGAGATATGTGAATAGTAAGGGCTATAACTATCATTTTTTGGGGGATCCTGAAACAACTGGTGCTGCGGTTGTCAGAATGGACAGAGTGTATGATATAGACAATCGTCTACTACACGGAACCAAAGTACTGCGTTTAATAGAACTTTTACCAGCCAATGGCGATGTTTGGCACGGTAAAACAGATCAACGTTTTATTGCTTTGCTGCGTGCGGTATTACTGTGGGCCAAAGAGAATGGGTGTGTTGCAGCCGATTTTCAATTAAGCAACAATCGATTGGAACATATTTTATCCGAGGTCGGCTTTAAAAAACAAAACATCGATTACTCACCTAATTTATGTGGAATAGCCGGGCTGTTTCAACCGTTCCGCTACAAAGTAAACAGAATTAATGTGGCCTGGAAGGTCAAACTTGCAGAGCAGAAAACGGCTATAGTTGATCCTAATGATACGTACTTTGTCAAATCAGATTGTGATATGGATAGGCCTAACATATGGCCGCTTCCCGAAGGATGGAATAACTAA
- a CDS encoding VOC family protein — protein sequence MTEFHFFGPTARLHHVGLAVSSIELAKMNDLEVFEDPIQKVRVGFVNVSGTNLELIEPVSEQSPVHNSIKKGHKLVHLCFELDDLQAGIDLATSYQFKVLQEPTPAVAFQNRRIAWVYHPVWGLYELLERDKADETPSV from the coding sequence ATGACAGAGTTTCACTTTTTTGGACCTACAGCTAGGCTCCATCATGTTGGTCTCGCTGTTTCCAGTATAGAACTAGCAAAAATGAATGACTTGGAGGTATTTGAAGATCCGATCCAAAAGGTAAGGGTTGGATTTGTTAACGTAAGTGGGACTAATTTGGAACTCATTGAACCTGTTAGCGAGCAATCTCCTGTTCATAATAGTATCAAGAAAGGACACAAATTGGTCCATTTATGTTTTGAATTAGATGATCTACAGGCAGGCATCGATCTAGCAACATCTTATCAGTTTAAAGTGCTTCAAGAACCAACTCCTGCCGTAGCTTTTCAGAATCGTCGGATTGCATGGGTTTACCATCCTGTTTGGGGTTTATACGAGTTACTGGAAAGGGATAAAGCTGATGAAACTCCTTCCGTTTAA
- a CDS encoding acyl carrier protein, which yields MNRLEKVRTIVSTIMEVPIEAVTPESEREDYEKWDSLNQLNLVMEIESAFGISFSLEEMSSINSIKDILDILEDHLKA from the coding sequence ATGAATCGATTAGAGAAAGTGAGAACCATAGTGTCAACCATAATGGAAGTTCCCATTGAGGCAGTAACGCCTGAGTCAGAAAGAGAGGATTATGAGAAATGGGATTCATTAAATCAATTGAATCTCGTTATGGAGATTGAATCAGCGTTTGGCATCTCGTTTAGTCTAGAAGAAATGAGTAGTATCAACTCGATTAAAGATATCCTTGATATTCTTGAAGACCATTTAAAAGCATAA